One Nonomuraea angiospora DNA segment encodes these proteins:
- the holA gene encoding DNA polymerase III subunit delta has translation MAGTDPAPVTLVLGDEELLAERAVSTVVAAARAGDPQAEVHDLMGGKVAVGELTQLTSPSLFGDRSVVVIRSAQDLSKDVTAEVVTYAKQPSDDTVLILSHPGGVKGKALVDGVKKAGAQVVTVNKVTKAGERLDFIKGEFKRAGRGISGDAAQALLDAVGNDLRELAAACSQLVFDTEDKTISAAAVARYHKGRAEVTGFNVADSAVEGRLADALEQLRWALGTGVAPVLLVSALAGGLRSLAKVGSAPRNLRGGQLASHVGMPPWKVDRVKRQLNGWGPEGLSRAIQAVASADEQVKGGGADPAYALEHAVQVIVASRTGR, from the coding sequence ATGGCGGGAACCGATCCAGCACCTGTGACCCTGGTCCTCGGCGATGAGGAGCTGCTGGCCGAGCGGGCCGTGAGCACTGTCGTCGCGGCGGCGCGGGCCGGCGACCCGCAAGCTGAGGTGCATGACCTCATGGGCGGGAAGGTCGCGGTCGGTGAGCTGACGCAGCTGACCTCTCCGTCGCTCTTCGGCGATCGTTCCGTGGTGGTGATCCGATCGGCCCAGGATCTTTCCAAGGACGTCACCGCCGAGGTCGTCACCTATGCCAAGCAGCCCTCCGACGACACCGTGCTCATTCTGTCGCATCCGGGCGGGGTGAAGGGGAAGGCGCTGGTCGACGGAGTGAAGAAGGCCGGGGCCCAGGTGGTCACGGTCAACAAGGTCACCAAGGCGGGGGAGCGGCTCGACTTCATCAAGGGGGAGTTCAAGCGGGCCGGACGAGGGATCTCCGGGGACGCGGCCCAGGCGTTGCTCGACGCCGTGGGCAACGACCTGCGGGAGCTGGCGGCGGCGTGCAGCCAGCTGGTGTTCGACACGGAGGACAAGACGATCAGCGCGGCCGCCGTGGCCCGCTATCACAAGGGCCGGGCCGAGGTCACCGGGTTCAACGTGGCCGACTCCGCTGTCGAGGGCCGGTTGGCGGACGCGCTGGAGCAACTGCGGTGGGCTCTCGGCACTGGGGTCGCCCCCGTGCTGCTGGTGAGTGCGCTGGCCGGGGGCTTGCGATCGCTGGCCAAGGTCGGCAGCGCACCGCGCAACCTCCGAGGTGGGCAGCTGGCCAGCCATGTCGGCATGCCGCCGTGGAAGGTCGATCGGGTGAAGCGGCAGCTGAACGGGTGGGGGCCTGAAGGGCTGTCCAGGGCGATCCAGGCTGTGGCGAGTGCGGATGAGCAGGTCAAGGGTGGGGGAGCGGACCCGGCGTACGCATTGGAGCACGCGGTGCAGGTGATCGTGGCCAGCCGCACGGGGCGGTAG
- a CDS encoding TetR/AcrR family transcriptional regulator, protein MTEQPGRRERKKAATRQKIADTALHLFAERGYDAVGIREVAAEADVAVTTVFSHFSSKEALVFEQDEDFEQRLMRAVTDRQPHEALIPALRREIHAMVQHCTADGAAPLWRMIEESPALRQYEESMRQRHARSLATAIATDLDLPQTTPTCSAIARFVVDAFSVARETDDPQTAVDEIFRMIEAAWAVAGATPPTRESVAV, encoded by the coding sequence ATGACCGAGCAGCCCGGACGCCGCGAGCGCAAAAAGGCCGCAACCCGCCAGAAGATCGCCGACACTGCCCTGCACCTGTTCGCCGAGCGCGGCTACGATGCGGTGGGCATCCGCGAGGTAGCCGCCGAGGCCGACGTGGCCGTGACCACGGTCTTCTCCCACTTCAGCTCGAAGGAAGCCCTGGTCTTCGAGCAGGACGAGGACTTCGAGCAGCGCCTCATGCGGGCGGTCACCGACCGGCAGCCGCACGAGGCGCTCATCCCCGCTCTGCGCCGCGAGATCCACGCCATGGTGCAGCACTGCACGGCGGACGGCGCCGCCCCGCTGTGGCGCATGATCGAGGAATCACCGGCGCTGCGGCAGTACGAGGAGTCGATGAGACAGCGCCACGCCCGGTCGCTGGCAACGGCCATCGCCACCGACCTGGACTTGCCGCAGACCACGCCGACCTGCAGCGCAATCGCACGCTTCGTGGTCGATGCCTTCTCGGTCGCCCGCGAAACGGACGACCCGCAAACCGCGGTGGACGAGATCTTCCGCATGATCGAAGCGGCTTGGGCGGTCGCTGGCGCCACTCCACCTACGCGGGAGAGCGTTGCGGTGTGA
- a CDS encoding NADP-dependent oxidoreductase, producing the protein MKKVNFTEFGGPDVLHIIEAEEPHAGPGQVRIAVRAAGVNPVDWRIREGQILKAHPIRLPAGVGLDASGVVDEIGEGVEGFEIGDRVFGEGTDTYAEFAVLSAWARMPDGLSFEEAAGYPSVVETALRIIGQVGVQPGQTLLVSGASGGVGSAVLQIARDRGITVIGTAGAANQDYLRSLGALATTYGSGWVDRVRRLGPIDAALDLAGSGVIPELLELTRDPQKVVSIADLSAPQFGVRFSGEAGSVPEALAEAAALIARGKLHIPVDKTYTLAEAAKAHIDSRAGHTRGRRVILV; encoded by the coding sequence ATGAAGAAAGTGAACTTCACCGAGTTCGGCGGTCCGGACGTCCTGCACATCATTGAGGCCGAGGAACCCCACGCGGGCCCCGGCCAGGTACGCATAGCGGTGCGGGCAGCAGGCGTGAACCCCGTCGACTGGAGAATTCGTGAAGGTCAGATTCTGAAGGCCCATCCGATCCGGCTGCCGGCCGGAGTCGGACTGGACGCCTCAGGAGTGGTCGACGAGATCGGGGAGGGCGTCGAAGGGTTCGAAATCGGCGACCGCGTGTTCGGCGAGGGCACTGACACCTACGCCGAGTTCGCCGTGCTCTCGGCCTGGGCTCGGATGCCGGACGGCCTGTCCTTCGAAGAGGCGGCCGGGTATCCCTCCGTGGTCGAGACCGCGCTGCGCATCATCGGCCAGGTCGGCGTCCAGCCCGGGCAGACGCTCCTGGTCAGTGGCGCCTCCGGCGGAGTCGGGTCCGCGGTGCTGCAGATCGCCCGCGACCGTGGCATCACGGTGATCGGCACAGCCGGGGCGGCGAACCAGGACTATCTGCGCAGCCTCGGTGCTCTCGCCACGACATACGGCTCCGGCTGGGTCGACAGAGTGCGCCGGCTCGGTCCCATCGACGCGGCCCTCGATCTCGCCGGCTCCGGCGTGATTCCCGAACTCCTGGAGCTGACCCGGGACCCGCAGAAGGTCGTCTCCATCGCCGACCTCAGCGCGCCGCAGTTCGGCGTCCGATTCTCCGGCGAGGCCGGAAGCGTGCCGGAAGCACTCGCCGAGGCCGCCGCGCTCATCGCGCGGGGGAAGCTCCACATCCCGGTCGACAAGACCTACACGCTGGCCGAAGCCGCAAAGGCGCACATCGACAGCCGCGCCGGCCACACCCGCGGCCGCCGCGTCATCCTCGTCTAG
- a CDS encoding epoxide hydrolase family protein codes for MTLPPFRIEVPGDVLDDLRARLRATRFTDRTGAKAWQAGADPTYLRELVTYWAEDFDYRAREAELNALPHHHEQGLHFVRIAGVGPAPMPILLCHGWPSSFLEMLPLAARLADPARHGGDPADAFDVIIPSMPGFLYSDLPPEPLTRAAMARMLHTLMTETLGYDRYAAFGGDIGGAATQWLAALYPEEVIGIHLIHPPFPASFDDPPMSADEQAFVAAEEAYDELDGGYSAIMGTRPDTIAAALIDSPAGLAAWIVDKYRDWSDCHGDLESRFDRDTLLTILTLYWATGSIGTSFRQYYDWDHNTPRPAITVPTAITLSHEPCMSGIPRSIAERACTDLRHWSEPGRGGHFLALEEPALMHMELTTFFRPLRPTP; via the coding sequence GTGACTCTTCCGCCGTTCCGCATCGAGGTACCCGGCGACGTGCTGGACGACCTGCGAGCTCGACTACGCGCGACCAGGTTCACGGACCGCACCGGCGCCAAGGCCTGGCAGGCCGGCGCCGACCCCACGTACCTGCGGGAACTGGTGACGTACTGGGCGGAGGACTTCGACTACCGCGCCCGGGAGGCCGAGCTCAACGCGCTGCCGCACCACCACGAGCAGGGCCTGCATTTCGTCCGGATCGCCGGAGTCGGCCCCGCGCCCATGCCCATCCTCCTCTGCCACGGATGGCCGAGCAGCTTCCTGGAGATGCTGCCCCTGGCGGCCCGCCTCGCCGATCCCGCCCGCCACGGCGGCGACCCCGCCGACGCGTTCGACGTCATCATCCCGTCCATGCCGGGCTTCCTCTACTCCGATCTGCCGCCGGAGCCGCTCACCCGGGCCGCGATGGCGCGAATGCTTCACACGCTGATGACCGAGACCCTCGGCTACGACCGGTACGCCGCCTTCGGCGGCGACATCGGCGGGGCGGCCACCCAATGGCTGGCCGCTCTCTACCCGGAGGAGGTGATCGGCATCCACCTGATCCATCCCCCGTTCCCCGCGTCGTTCGACGATCCTCCGATGTCGGCGGACGAGCAGGCGTTCGTGGCTGCCGAGGAGGCGTACGACGAGCTCGACGGCGGCTACAGCGCCATCATGGGAACCCGGCCCGACACCATCGCAGCCGCCCTGATCGACTCACCCGCCGGACTCGCCGCCTGGATAGTCGACAAATACCGGGATTGGAGCGACTGCCACGGCGACCTGGAGTCCCGCTTCGACCGCGACACCCTGCTCACGATCCTGACCCTGTACTGGGCGACCGGCTCGATCGGCACGTCATTCAGGCAGTACTACGACTGGGACCACAACACCCCCCGCCCAGCCATCACGGTGCCCACAGCCATCACCCTCAGCCACGAACCATGCATGTCCGGCATCCCCCGCTCGATCGCCGAACGCGCCTGCACCGACCTGCGCCACTGGAGTGAACCCGGCCGCGGGGGCCATTTCCTGGCCCTGGAGGAGCCTGCGCTGATGCACATGGAGCTGACGACGTTCTTCCGCCCTCTACGCCCAACCCCCTGA
- a CDS encoding ABC transporter ATP-binding protein yields the protein MTDSPLVVVEGLRKVYRTGPKEVVALRDVSFSVFPGELVAVRGRSGSGKTTLLNQIGGLDKPDAGRVVVAGHEVTAMSEDDLLALRRDVVGFVFQSFGLIPVLSAAENVGVPMRLLRTPAEEREARVRLLLALVGLEQHANQRPYELSGGQRQRVAIARSLANRPRLLVADEPTGQLDSQTGRQIMELLRALVRSEGVTALVATHDPSLITLADRVLEISDGIIHEPALT from the coding sequence ATGACTGACTCGCCCCTGGTCGTGGTGGAAGGGCTGCGCAAGGTCTACCGGACCGGGCCCAAGGAGGTCGTGGCGCTGCGGGACGTGTCGTTCTCGGTGTTCCCCGGAGAGCTCGTCGCGGTCCGCGGGCGCTCGGGGTCCGGGAAGACGACCCTGCTCAACCAGATCGGCGGCCTGGACAAACCGGACGCCGGCCGGGTGGTCGTCGCCGGGCACGAGGTCACCGCCATGTCCGAGGACGACCTGCTGGCCCTGCGCCGCGACGTGGTGGGATTCGTGTTCCAGTCGTTCGGGCTGATCCCGGTGCTGTCCGCGGCCGAGAACGTGGGGGTGCCGATGCGGCTGCTCCGGACGCCGGCGGAGGAGCGCGAGGCCCGCGTACGTCTCCTGCTGGCGCTGGTGGGGTTGGAGCAGCATGCCAACCAGCGGCCGTACGAGCTGTCCGGGGGGCAGCGGCAGCGGGTGGCCATCGCCAGATCCCTGGCGAACCGGCCCCGGCTGCTGGTGGCCGACGAGCCCACGGGGCAACTGGACTCGCAGACCGGGCGGCAGATCATGGAGCTGCTGCGGGCCCTCGTACGGAGTGAGGGGGTCACGGCCCTGGTCGCCACCCACGACCCCAGCTTGATCACGCTGGCCGACCGGGTCCTGGAGATCAGCGACGGCATCATCCACGAACCGGCCCTCACCTGA
- a CDS encoding ABC transporter ATP-binding protein, protein MNPTLSELEARATREKAAFGGDAHIVCDNLVRIYKTEGVEVVALQGLDLVIDKGELVAIVGASGSGKSTLLNVLSGLDVPTAGVARVAGMDLLSMNARDRLRYRRSVVGFIWQQTARNLLPYLSARENVELPMKLAGRRGGRALELLELLGVGYCADRKIPEMSGGEQQRVAIAVALANSPQLILADEPTGELDSETSEQVFDALRKANRELGVTVVVVTHDPLVSEQVDRTVGIRDGRTSSETLRREGAEGQIVAEEYAVLDRVGRLQLPRDFMNALEMERRVRLELESDHIGVWPAREEPSDD, encoded by the coding sequence TTGAATCCGACCCTGTCCGAGCTGGAAGCCAGGGCCACGCGGGAGAAGGCCGCGTTCGGCGGCGACGCGCACATCGTGTGCGACAACCTCGTCCGCATCTACAAGACCGAGGGCGTGGAGGTCGTCGCGCTGCAGGGGCTCGACCTGGTGATCGACAAGGGCGAGCTGGTGGCCATCGTGGGCGCCTCGGGGTCGGGCAAGTCGACCCTGCTCAACGTGCTGTCCGGGCTGGACGTGCCGACGGCCGGGGTGGCCAGGGTGGCGGGGATGGACCTGCTGTCGATGAACGCCCGCGACCGGCTGCGGTACCGGCGGTCCGTGGTGGGCTTCATCTGGCAGCAGACCGCGCGCAACCTGCTGCCGTACCTGTCCGCCAGGGAGAACGTCGAGCTGCCGATGAAGCTGGCAGGTCGCCGCGGGGGTCGCGCGCTGGAGCTGCTGGAGCTGCTGGGCGTCGGCTACTGCGCAGACCGCAAGATTCCCGAAATGTCGGGCGGCGAGCAGCAGCGGGTCGCCATCGCCGTCGCGCTCGCCAACTCCCCGCAGCTCATCCTCGCCGACGAACCCACCGGCGAGCTGGACAGCGAGACCTCGGAGCAGGTGTTCGACGCGCTGCGCAAGGCCAACAGGGAGCTGGGGGTGACCGTGGTCGTCGTGACGCACGACCCGCTGGTGTCGGAGCAGGTGGACCGTACGGTGGGCATCCGCGACGGGCGTACCAGCAGCGAGACGCTGCGGCGCGAGGGCGCCGAGGGGCAGATCGTCGCCGAGGAGTACGCCGTGCTGGACCGGGTCGGGCGGCTGCAGCTGCCGCGCGACTTCATGAACGCGCTCGAGATGGAGCGGCGGGTGCGCCTCGAGCTCGAATCCGACCACATCGGCGTGTGGCCCGCCCGGGAGGAGCCCTCTGATGACTGA